The genomic segment ACCGGCCGCTGCAATCGTGCCTGGTGCCCGGTTGCGGCTTCGGGCAGCATCGGTATCGGTTGTGCTACACGCATTCCCACGCCTGGGACAAGGCCGGACGCCCAGTGGTGGATCGGTGGAAGCCGGACGTGGCCGGCACGCCGGCAGCGGTGTGCGCCATCCCGGGGTGCATGTTGTGGGCCGAACTGGACGCCGGGTGGTGTCATTCCCACCACCGGCGGTGGCGGCTGCGTGGTCGCCCGTCGGCGGCGGAGTTCATCGCCTACTGCGCCAGCTACGGCGAGGATCGCTTCGACTTGCGGCCGCTGCGGCCGCAGTTGCGGCTGGAGATCGGCTACGCGCTGCAATGCCGCGTCGACCTGAACCGAACCCGCACCACACCGCGATCGATCAAGCCGCTGCTGGACCACTTGTCGGCAACCGGGGCCGAGTCGCTGCTGGATCGTCCGCTGGCCGACTGGCTGGCCGGGCTGCCGGCCGCGGCGTCGGTCAACACCCCGCGCGCGTTCCTCGGTTACGCGATCGAGTGCGTGCTCGATTTGCGCGACGGGACCGGCTGGGACAGCGAATACCAGCGTGACGTGTGGCGGCTACGGCGGCTCGGTGTTTCCGGCCATGACGGGGCCAAACTGGATTTCACTGCGGTGCACCCAGTCTGGCTTCGAGAGCTGGCCAAACGATGGTGCCGGTGGCGCATGTCGTGCGGAGTCGGGCTGGGGCAGCTACGCAGTGATCGCCTCGCGCTCGTTCGTTTGTCGCAGTTCATGCCCGGACTAGCGAGCTCGTCGGGCCCGGGTGCGCTCGAGCGGGCAGCGCTGGAGGCCTACCTGGCTCGACTGGCCGTTGAGATCCCACAACCGAAGACCCGCAGCGCCGAGATCGGCTGTGTGACCGGGTTTCTGAATGCCGTTCGCCAGCACCGGTGGGCATCGCTGCCGGCCGAGGCGCAGCTGTATCCCAGCGACCAGCCCCGCCGTGACGAGACACCGGCACCGCGGGCGATTCCCGAGTTCGTCATGGGCCAGTTGGAAAGCCCGGCCAACCTCGACCGGATCAGCGACCCGCGGATCCGGCTGCTGGTGGAGGTCCTCATCCGCACCGGCCTGCGCATTGGCGACGCCACCCGGCTGGCGCTGGACTGTCTGGTTCGCGACCCGCAGGGCGCGGTCTATTTGCGCTACCGCAACCATAAGATGCGCCGCGACGCGGTGGTGCCCATCGACGACGAACTCACCGCCATGATCCAGACGCAGCAGGAGCGCACCCGGCAGCGGTTTCCAACCACCGCCGTGTTGCTGCCGCGCAGCAGCGCCAACCCCGACGGACGGCTGCCCATTCCCACCGTGACGTTCCACCTCCAGCTCGGGCAGTGGCTCGAAACATGTGGTGTCACAGATGAACTCGGTCAGCCAGCGCATATCACCGCTCATCAGTTCCGGCACACGGCGGCCACACGATGGATCAACCATGAGGTGCCGCAGGAAGTGGTCCGACGCCTGCTCGACCACACCAGCCACACCATGACCGCCGTGTATGCCCGATTGGCCGACACCACCATACGAGAGCAGTGGGAACGCGCCCAGAAGATCAACATCCACGGTGAGCCGGTCGACATCACCGTCGACGGGCCCCTCGCCGATGGCGAGTGGATGAAGCAGAACCTTGCACGCGCGAAAATAGCGCTGCCCAACGGCTATTGTGGTCTGCCACTACAGAAATCGTGCCCGCACGCCAACGCATGTTTGACTTGTCCGCTGTTCATCACGACCGCCGAATTCCTACCCCAACACCGCAAGCAGCTCGATGACACCCGCACGTTGATCTCGCGTGCTCAAACCGACGGCCACACCCGCCTGGCCGAGATGAACCACACCGTCGAAACCAACCTGCTTACCATCATCGCCACCCTCGAAACCGACCAACGCGACTGCCGGTGCGCTGCAGCGGGCAGCGAAACATGCTGCGGAAAGGAACCATCCGATGCGCCATGACAACAGCCACTACCTCCTCGCCGCTGCCCAACGCCGCCGCGCCGACACCCTCCAACGCGCCCGGCAAGCCCTGCAGGAACTCGGCGAAACCGGCCAGCGGCGCACTATCACACAGATCGCCGCCCTCGCCGGCGTCTCCCGCTCATGGCTGTATGCCCAGCCCGCACTGCGCGACCAACTCCGCCGACTGACCGCCATATCGGAGACGCCCGAGCCGGCACCACCTGCCCCAGTCGAGCGCGGCTCCGACGCCTCCCTGCGCCAACGCCTCACCCTCGCACACGAACGCATCCGCGAACTCGACAACGAAAACCGTCAACTACGAAACCAGATCGCACTCCTGCACGGACAGCTCCGCGCCAACCGCATCGCCGACACCCACATCACGGACACCGTCCACGACACAAACACCCAGATCACGCCCCCAAACAGTCGAGCCCGCCCAAGATAACATTGGCCCGGCGCAGCTCGGCAATCTCCTTGCGCAGCGCCTTGTTCTCCTCGGCCATCGCGGAGGTCACACCCGGCCGCTGGCCGGTATCGACCTCCGAGCGGCGGATCCAGGTCCGCAACGTCTCCGGTGTGCCGATCCCCAACATGCCCGTGACCGCCGTGATCGCCGCCCACTGCGACGGGTACTGCGGGCGCACCTCAGCGACCATGCGCACCGCACGTTCACGAAGCTCGTCGGGGTACTTGCTGACACGTCCCATAACCCAGATCCTCCCAAGATCGGGAGTCTCCGGAAACGCCGGGACGGCTCAGATCTGGTCGATCGGTGATCCGCGGATCGATGCCGGCTGGTTTCTGATCAACTGCGATCCCGGGACTTACCAACGTGTTTCGGACGCCGCCGGCATGGCGCCCCCGATCGACGAGCTCGCCGAGATCTATCAGGATGAGCTGGGGCACGAAGTCGCCGGCCTGACCTGGTTTCGCGCACTGGCCTGTTTCAAGTCGGCGGCGACCTGGTCGCTGATCGTCAAACACAACCGCCGAAGGAAGACGCCGCGGGACGAATGGGAAGCCATGGCGCCGACGTTGCCGCGACTACTGGAGCGGGCGCGGTCGATGGTGGAGTAGGCCTCGGTTAGCGGCACTTGATAAAGACGTTCTGGCAATAGTTTCCGACGCCGTCCCAGTTTTTCTCCCGTGGGATGCCTCGATTGGCGGGGTTCGTAAAGAACGATGGAGCGTCGACCGTGTTGAATTGGCTGATCTCTGGGAGCATCGGCGGCTCGGGGTCGGGATCGGTATCGTCCGCGCGCGCCAGCCCGATGCCGCCCCACAAGGCCACGACGCTGACCGCACCGGCAAACAGTCCGCGAGCGTACGAACGAGCTTTCATCGCCGCCCTCTCGGGTTCGTTGCCGTGTGCCACACCCGCAATTCTAGCGGCCGGCCGGCCGGGCCAACGCCAGCCTGCCGCAGCCACATCGCGTATCAGTTACGAACGCGCAACGACTCTGCCGGGGCGACCAGCAAATGCCGCTATGCGCACGGCGCGGTATTTACGGTTTCGCCCGTGGGGACAAAAGCCGGGGTCGTCCGCAACGCTGCGGTCGTCGCGATGTGCTTTCTAATGACGCTGACCATGGCCCCGTCTACGGCCGCCGATCCCGACGTTCAGCCCGCTGGTGCCGCTACGCCACCGAATGACGGGCTGGTGCCCTCGAATCCTCCCCAAATCGTCAATACCCCGGATGGCTGGCGATTGGGGCTTGGCGCGAAGGACGAGGCTCAGACTCCGGTCGCGCCGTTGACAACCGCGCTCTCGTCCCGCGAGTACATCGCGACCGGAACATTTGTCGGAGACCTGAGCGGGCCGGGACAGCCGCAAGGCATTCTCGAGGCGGGTTACGAGATCGGCTGTGGCATCGACATGAGCACGTCCAACGGCGTCGACCTCGGCGGCAACATGGGCATCGCCCCCGGTCTCAGCCCGACGTTTGACACCAGCGGCGCGTTGCCGCCTCTTCTGCCGTTCCTCACCGTCCCGGTGGGCGGCTCGATCAATGTGGGGCTCAAGCCCGGCTTCGTGATTGTGGTGCCGGTGGCGAAGAAGCAATTCAAGGGCCCGCACCCGTGGATCATGATCGCCAACTTCCACGTCAGGATCGACGGCTGCGTGGGCCAGTCGTTCATTCGCTCCTACGCGACGCTGACCCGGGTGACTGACCAGTCCGACGTGGTGGTGTCCTACGTCGGCGTCACCAAAGCCGTCTGATCGGGTTCTCGTCGCCGGCCGAGGGCAGGGATACAATCGAAGAACTCAATGGGTGGGAGGCACCATGTCCGACGACGATTTCAATCGTCGCAATATCGAGGAGTTCCGCGCCAACCACGGCCGGCTCGGCGGACAGTTCGAGGGCGCACCGGTATTGCTGTTGCACAGCAAGGGAGCTCGCAGTGGCGAGGAACGAGTGAGTCCGATGATGTATCTGGCCGAAGGTCAGCGCTATCTGGTGTTCGCATCAGCGGCGGGTGCCGACCGCAACCCCGCGTGGTACCACAATCTGGTGGCTCACCCCGATGCGCAGATCGAAGTCGGGGACGACCTCATCGACGTTCGGGCCGTCGAGCTGCACGGCGACGAACGCGACCAGAAGTACGCCATTCAAGCCTCGCGCTATCCGGGCTTCGCCGACTACGAACGCAAAACCACCCGAACGATTCCCGTTCTCGCACTGATCCCGCGGCAAGCGTCGTGACGGCGCCCTCACGAGCTTAGCGGGGGATACCCGCCAGCTTGTCGGCGAACTTCGCCTCGGCTGCGGCACGCAGCCGCGGCAGGTGTTCGGAGGGAAACAGATCGGGCGCGGGCTCGCGGTCTTTGAGCAGCATGCGTGCCAGCGTCACCTTGTGCACCTCGGTCGGGCCGTCGGCCAGGCCCAACACGAAGGACTCCACCAGATATTGGACGAACGGCATCTCATGCGTGGTGCCCAACGATCCGTGTAGTTGTAGCGCCCGCGCCGACACGTCATGCAGCACCTTCTGCATCATCGCCTTGACGGCGGAAATATCGGCCCGCACCGCCTTGTAGTCGTTGAATTGGTCTATTTTCCAAGCGGTTTGAAGTGTCAGCAGCCGGAACGCCTCGATCTCCATCCATGAGTCGGCGATCATCTCCTGTACG from the Mycobacterium lentiflavum genome contains:
- a CDS encoding tyrosine-type recombinase/integrase: MAGGPGWVVVSVEVLAPPIEPGWVARLGAAVRAEFRVEVLVPAVADPILGSPACAVPGCVRSSRYAGLCPAHLGRWRKAGRPDDRRAWAATADPEVMGYRPLQSCLVPGCGFGQHRYRLCYTHSHAWDKAGRPVVDRWKPDVAGTPAAVCAIPGCMLWAELDAGWCHSHHRRWRLRGRPSAAEFIAYCASYGEDRFDLRPLRPQLRLEIGYALQCRVDLNRTRTTPRSIKPLLDHLSATGAESLLDRPLADWLAGLPAAASVNTPRAFLGYAIECVLDLRDGTGWDSEYQRDVWRLRRLGVSGHDGAKLDFTAVHPVWLRELAKRWCRWRMSCGVGLGQLRSDRLALVRLSQFMPGLASSSGPGALERAALEAYLARLAVEIPQPKTRSAEIGCVTGFLNAVRQHRWASLPAEAQLYPSDQPRRDETPAPRAIPEFVMGQLESPANLDRISDPRIRLLVEVLIRTGLRIGDATRLALDCLVRDPQGAVYLRYRNHKMRRDAVVPIDDELTAMIQTQQERTRQRFPTTAVLLPRSSANPDGRLPIPTVTFHLQLGQWLETCGVTDELGQPAHITAHQFRHTAATRWINHEVPQEVVRRLLDHTSHTMTAVYARLADTTIREQWERAQKINIHGEPVDITVDGPLADGEWMKQNLARAKIALPNGYCGLPLQKSCPHANACLTCPLFITTAEFLPQHRKQLDDTRTLISRAQTDGHTRLAEMNHTVETNLLTIIATLETDQRDCRCAAAGSETCCGKEPSDAP
- a CDS encoding DUF6262 family protein → MRHDNSHYLLAAAQRRRADTLQRARQALQELGETGQRRTITQIAALAGVSRSWLYAQPALRDQLRRLTAISETPEPAPPAPVERGSDASLRQRLTLAHERIRELDNENRQLRNQIALLHGQLRANRIADTHITDTVHDTNTQITPPNSRARPR
- a CDS encoding MspA family porin, producing the protein MTLTMAPSTAADPDVQPAGAATPPNDGLVPSNPPQIVNTPDGWRLGLGAKDEAQTPVAPLTTALSSREYIATGTFVGDLSGPGQPQGILEAGYEIGCGIDMSTSNGVDLGGNMGIAPGLSPTFDTSGALPPLLPFLTVPVGGSINVGLKPGFVIVVPVAKKQFKGPHPWIMIANFHVRIDGCVGQSFIRSYATLTRVTDQSDVVVSYVGVTKAV
- a CDS encoding nitroreductase family deazaflavin-dependent oxidoreductase: MSDDDFNRRNIEEFRANHGRLGGQFEGAPVLLLHSKGARSGEERVSPMMYLAEGQRYLVFASAAGADRNPAWYHNLVAHPDAQIEVGDDLIDVRAVELHGDERDQKYAIQASRYPGFADYERKTTRTIPVLALIPRQAS